From one Triticum urartu cultivar G1812 chromosome 3, Tu2.1, whole genome shotgun sequence genomic stretch:
- the LOC125544210 gene encoding dihydroflavonol 4-reductase, whose protein sequence is MDGSKGPVVVTGASGFVGSWLVMKLLQAGYTVRATVRDPANVEKNKPLLELPGAKERLSIWKADLSDQGSFDDAIAGCTGVFHVATPMDFDSQDPENEVIKPTVEGMLSIMRACKEAGTVKRIVFTSSAGSVNIEERQRPAYDQDNWSDIDFCRRVKMTGWMYFVSKALAEKAAMEYASENGLDFISIIPTLVVGPFLSAGMPPSLVTALALITGNEAHYSILKQVQLVHLDDLCDAMTFLFEHPEANGRYICSSHDATIHGLATMLRDRFPEYRIPHKFPGVDDDLQPIHFSSRKLLDHGFSFRYTAEDMFDAAIRTCREKGLIPLGDAPPPAATGKLGALAAGEGQAIGAET, encoded by the exons ATGGACGGGAGCAAAGGGCCGGTGGTGGTGACCGGAGCGTCGGGTTTCGTAGGGTCATGGCTCGTCATGAAGCTCCTCCAGGCCGGGTACACCGTCCGGGCCACCGTGCGCGACCCGG CCAACGTTGAGAAGAACAAGCCGTTGCTGGAGCTTCCCGGAGCCAAGGAGCGGCTGTCCATCTGGAAGGCCGACCTGAGCGACCAAGGCAGCTTCGACGACGCCATCGCCGGCTGCACCGGCGTCTTCCACGTCGCCACGCCCATGGACTTCGACTCCCAAGACCCCGAG AACGAGGTGATCAAGCCGACGGTGGAAGGGATGCTGAGCATCATGAGGGCCTGCAAAGAGGCTGGCACCGTGAAGCGCATCGTCTTCACCTCCTCCGCCGGCAGCGTCAACATCGAGGAGCGGCAGCGGCCAGCCTACGACCAGGACAACTGGAGCGACATCGACTTCTGCCGCCGCGTCAAGATGACAGGATGG ATGTACTTCGTGTCCAAGGCCCTGGCAGAGAAGGCCGCCATGGAGTACGCCAGCGAGAAcggcctggacttcatcagcatcATCCCCACGCTCGTCGTCGGCCCCTTCCTCAGCGCCGGCATGCCGCCCAGCCTCGTCACCGCCCTCGCGCTCATCACCGGGAACGAGGCCCACTACTCGATCCTGAAGCAGGTGCAGCTGGTCCACCTGGACGACCTCTGCGACGCCATGACCTTTCTCTTCGAGCACCCGGAGGCCAACGGCCGCTACATCTGCTCCTCCCACGACGCCACCATCCACGGCCTCGCCACGATGCTCCGGGACAGGTTCCCCGAGTACCGCATCCCGCACAAGTTCCCGGGGGTCGACGACGACCTCCAGCCCATCCACTTCTCCTCCAGGAAGCTCCTCGACCACGGCTTCAGCTTCCGGTACACCGCCGAGGACATGTTCGACGCCGCCATCCGCACCTGCAGGGAGAAGGGCCTCATTCCTCTCGGAGACGCCCCGCCGCCTGCAGCCACCGGCAAGCTGGGAGCTCTTGCTGCGGGGGAAGGCCAAGCCATTGGTGCCGAGACATAA